The Lucilia cuprina isolate Lc7/37 chromosome 5, ASM2204524v1, whole genome shotgun sequence genome includes a window with the following:
- the LOC124420252 gene encoding uncharacterized protein LOC124420252 translates to MHKSIFPYHIEHEQIAREKQVSGRVQVQVWYHAERSELVVSLMAADDLALRDEAYGHGNLPEAYAKVRILPKCGDGSVQQTEVCPPAQNPIWNATLTFAHVKAESLMDRYIEIQLWDLVPHTESIFLGECSLELQQAFLDDRAIWCRLDDPKGLRGISMSKSPSVSPRGSIAAGGPGGDVSRLLRRDYNMQRSISDDVDSIGECTSLLHPDHAWIAGSRRGSSQSETLEVEVYQLGKDFSRSLPGSRRSSFQDADKNREDDMAPPPTTYLVGRRRSSVARRDPDEILKSLKAVRGELGRAMSLGTEQPIKRMGSRPTISVSHYQSLDTPYTWTANNRYYLPQQ, encoded by the exons atgcataaatCAATATTTCCCTATCATATTGAACAC GAACAAATTGCTAGAGAGAAACAAGTCAGTGGTAGAGTACAAGTACAAGTTTGGTATCATGCAGAACGTAGTGAACTGGTTGTGAGTCTAATGGCAGCCGATGATTTGGCTTTACGTGATGAGGCCTATGGACATGGTAATTTACCTGAAGCTTATGCCAAAGTTCGCATATTACCAAAGTG cggCGATGGCTCTGTTCAACAAACCGAAGTTTGTCCGCCTGCCCAAAACCCTATATGGAATGCCACCCTTACATTTGCACACGTGAAAGCGGAAAGCCTCATGGACCGTTATATTGAAATACAACTGTGGGATTTGGTACCTCATACCGAATCGATTTTTTTGGGTGAATGCAGTCTTGAATTGCAACAGGCCTTTCTCGATGATCGTGCCATTTGGTGTCGCCTCGATGATCCAAAGGGTTTGCGAGGCATTAGCATGTCAAAATCTCCCAGTGTATCACCGCGTGGCTCTATAGCTGCTGGCGGTCCCGGTGGCGATGTTTCACGTTTGCTGAGGCGTGACTATAATATGCAACGTTCCATATCGGATGATGTGGATTCGATTGGTGAGTGTACGTCCCTGTTGCATCCAGATCATGCATGGATAGCGGGCTCGCGGCGAGGCTCATCCCAATCGGAAACACTGGAAGTGGAAGTCTATCAGTTGGGTAAAGATTTTTCACGTTCTTTGCCCGGCTCTCGTCGATCATCATTTCAAGATGCTGATAAGAATCGAGAAGATGATATGGCTCCACCTCCGACCACATATTTAGTGGGACGACGACGATCTTCAGTGGCACGCAGAGATCCCGATGAAATATTGAAATCATTGAAGGCGGTGCGTGGCGAATTGGGACGAGCCATGAGTTTGGGCACCGAACAGCCCATCAAAAGAATGGGTTCAAGGC ctaCAATATCGGTGTCACACTATCAAAGCCTTGATACACCCTACACTTGGACTGCTAACAATCGTTATTATTTgccacaacaataa